The DNA window ATCGCCATCGGTGCCGGCGCGACCACGACCCATGTCGCCCGCCGCATGGCCGCCGAATGCCGCGACCTGACCGTGATCACGCACTCCTTCTCGGTCGCCACCGTTCTGGCGCCCAATCCGACCATCGAGATCATCATGTGCCCGGGCCGCTACAATGGCCGCGAGGGCATGATGGTCGGCGCGGAGACCATCGAGTTCCTGCAGTCCTACAACATCAACAGGGCCGTGCTCGGCGTCTCCGGCATCACGCCGGAGGGCCTTGCCGACGCAGAAGCGCCGGCGGCCTGGGTCTACAAGGCGATGATGAACCGGGCCTCCGAGACGATGGTCGTTGCCGACCACAGCAAGTTCGACGTCCAGGCGCTGGCGATCTGGGCCCGCGTGCCCGACATCGCCCGCCTCGTCACCGACCGTGAGCCGAAGGGCGCAACAAGCCGCGCACTCGACCGGGCACGGGTCGAGGTCTCGGTAGCGGGCGGGAAGTAAGAAGAAAGGCAAACGAAAACCATGTGGCAGGAGCGAGAGCCGGACGAGACCCGCGAGGTCACCGTCGACGGGCACAGGATCGTCACCTATTCCTATGGCAGCGGCGCCGAGACGGTCTTCCTGCTCAACGGCGGGCCGGGCCTGCCGTGCAACTACCTGCGCGACGCCCATAGCTTCCTTTCCGGCCACGGCTACCGCGTCGTCACCTTCGACCAGCTTGGCTGTGGCGCGTCCGACAAGCCGGACGATCCGGCGCTCTGGTCGATCAGCCGCTATGTCGAGGAGACGGAAGCCGTCCGCACGGCGCTGGACTTGGGCAAGGTGCATCTCCTCGGCCATTCCTGGGGCGGCTGGCTCGCCATCGAATATGCGCTCACCTATCCGGATGCGCTGAAGACGCTGATCCTCGAGGACACCGCCGCCGACCTGCCGCATCTGATGGAAGAAATGCACCGCCTGCGCGCCTCGCTCGGCCCCGAGACGGTCGAGATGATGATCGCCCACGAGGCCGACGGCACCTACGATCATCCCGAATATCAGGCTGCCATCACGCTCCTCAACTATCGCCACGTCTGCCGGCTGCAGGAGTGGCCAGCGCCGCTGATGGCCTCGCTGAACGACTGGAAC is part of the Hartmannibacter diazotrophicus genome and encodes:
- a CDS encoding proline iminopeptidase-family hydrolase, with amino-acid sequence MWQEREPDETREVTVDGHRIVTYSYGSGAETVFLLNGGPGLPCNYLRDAHSFLSGHGYRVVTFDQLGCGASDKPDDPALWSISRYVEETEAVRTALDLGKVHLLGHSWGGWLAIEYALTYPDALKTLILEDTAADLPHLMEEMHRLRASLGPETVEMMIAHEADGTYDHPEYQAAITLLNYRHVCRLQEWPAPLMASLNDWNMAPYMAMQGPNEFLYIGNLKDWNRAADLGKIPCPALITVGRHDEITPACALRMKQNLREAELVVFQNSSHMPFYEEPAAYDAVLLDFLARNA
- a CDS encoding DeoR/GlpR family DNA-binding transcription regulator — translated: MTLTETEPRKARLTKKARQERILAEMRASATLRVGDLATDLSVSTETIRRDLYELQEQGLINRTYGGATRPFGAEPSVSERHGQMVPEREAIAAVAVKFIQPNEVIAIGAGATTTHVARRMAAECRDLTVITHSFSVATVLAPNPTIEIIMCPGRYNGREGMMVGAETIEFLQSYNINRAVLGVSGITPEGLADAEAPAAWVYKAMMNRASETMVVADHSKFDVQALAIWARVPDIARLVTDREPKGATSRALDRARVEVSVAGGK